The following proteins are encoded in a genomic region of Fervidobacterium pennivorans DSM 9078:
- a CDS encoding ABC transporter ATP-binding protein, with product MPVLEVEGLHVFYGAIHAIKGISFKVEQGQIVTLIGANGAGKTTTLSTIAGLVKPKRGRIVFNGKDIQNLPPHQINRMGVCLVPEGRRIFPNLTVMENLMMGAFNRKDKDGIKQDLEWIFTLFPRLAERKNQLGGTLSGGEQQMLAISRALMSRPKVLMMDEPSLGLAPILVEEVFEIIKKLNSEGMTILLVEQNAVGALNISHYGYVLETGNIVLEGPAKELLKNEQVKKAYLGL from the coding sequence ATGCCGGTGCTTGAAGTTGAAGGACTCCACGTTTTTTACGGCGCAATACACGCAATTAAGGGGATTTCTTTTAAAGTAGAGCAAGGTCAGATAGTTACTCTTATTGGTGCCAACGGTGCAGGAAAGACAACTACACTTTCCACAATAGCTGGCTTGGTAAAACCAAAAAGGGGAAGAATAGTGTTCAATGGAAAGGATATTCAAAACCTGCCTCCACACCAAATCAACAGGATGGGGGTTTGTCTTGTCCCGGAAGGAAGAAGGATATTCCCTAATTTAACGGTTATGGAAAACTTGATGATGGGTGCTTTCAATAGAAAAGACAAGGATGGAATCAAACAAGATCTTGAATGGATATTTACACTCTTTCCAAGATTAGCTGAAAGGAAAAATCAGCTTGGTGGAACACTTTCCGGTGGCGAGCAACAAATGCTTGCAATTTCCAGAGCTCTCATGAGTAGACCCAAAGTTCTCATGATGGACGAACCATCGCTTGGTCTTGCTCCAATACTCGTTGAAGAGGTTTTTGAGATTATCAAAAAACTCAATTCCGAAGGTATGACTATTCTACTTGTGGAACAAAATGCCGTTGGTGCATTGAACATATCGCACTACGGATACGTCTTGGAAACAGGGAACATCGTTCTCGAAGGACCTGCAAAGGAACTTCTAAAGAACGAACAAGTAAAGAAAGCCTACCTCGGATTGTGA
- a CDS encoding ABC transporter ATP-binding protein, with the protein MSNVVQDKANNINSRRVILKMDHVTMQFGGLTAVDDFDNVAYEGEILGIIGPNGAGKTTAFNVITGIYYPTKGRIIFDDIDITPYKPHQITHLGIARTFQNIRLFGTLTVLDNVLVAMHHLLSTRDADEILKKHGKQPKIKGSLWFWRAVTKVGYRKKEMEMREKGMELLKKVGLDHLAYELASSLPYGQQRKLEIARALATEPKLLLLDEPAAGMNPKESEELMEFIKYIRDEFKLTVILIEHDMKVVMGVCERIIVMDSGKIIAEGTPEQISKNPKVIEAYLGKEWENAGA; encoded by the coding sequence ATGAGCAATGTAGTTCAAGATAAAGCAAATAATATCAATAGTCGGCGAGTAATTCTCAAAATGGACCATGTCACGATGCAATTCGGAGGTCTAACGGCCGTAGATGATTTCGATAACGTTGCTTACGAAGGTGAGATTCTGGGAATCATAGGTCCAAACGGTGCTGGTAAGACAACAGCATTCAATGTTATCACAGGAATTTACTATCCAACAAAGGGTAGGATAATCTTCGACGATATAGACATTACACCGTACAAACCGCATCAAATTACGCACCTTGGAATAGCAAGAACATTCCAAAATATCAGGCTCTTTGGAACACTGACTGTTCTTGATAACGTGCTTGTAGCGATGCACCACCTACTTTCTACAAGGGATGCAGATGAGATTCTCAAAAAACACGGCAAACAGCCTAAAATAAAGGGAAGTCTTTGGTTCTGGCGCGCTGTGACAAAAGTAGGATACAGGAAGAAAGAGATGGAGATGCGAGAAAAAGGTATGGAACTTTTAAAAAAGGTTGGACTCGATCATCTAGCATACGAACTTGCTTCATCACTTCCGTATGGTCAACAAAGAAAACTTGAAATTGCAAGGGCATTGGCTACAGAACCGAAGTTGTTACTTTTGGATGAGCCAGCAGCAGGTATGAACCCAAAGGAATCAGAAGAATTGATGGAATTCATCAAATACATCAGGGATGAGTTTAAGCTTACAGTGATACTCATTGAGCACGATATGAAAGTTGTCATGGGCGTGTGTGAAAGGATAATAGTTATGGATTCTGGAAAGATTATCGCAGAAGGCACACCTGAACAGATTAGCAAAAACCCAAAGGTTATAGAAGCTTACTTAGGTAAGGAGTGGGAAAATGCCGGTGCTTGA
- a CDS encoding branched-chain amino acid ABC transporter permease, producing the protein MKSKAKRDLGLTILFLIIVIILLAIADAKFDSYKKQVLSLMAIYGIMAVSLNLVNGITGVFSLGHAGFILLGAYTSALLTIPPEQKAMIFIITPPSPLIANLHTDFLTATIIAGLVAAFGAFIIGFPVLRLSGDYLAIASLGFSEVLRIFALNLQSITNGSLGLKGLPNYTNIWWSWGWLFVTIVFIVSLVKSSYGRALLAIRDNSIAAEAMGINVFKHTLLSFVISGFFAGVSGALYAHWLTTIDPRITTFGPLLTYYVLIMVVLGGLGSISGSVVGAIIFAFLMEWLRVFEQPFTLFGKEFPAIQGMRMLVLSVLFVVTMIVWKRGIFGRSELTWDGIINFFKRMSLRRSGER; encoded by the coding sequence ATGAAGAGCAAAGCAAAAAGAGACTTGGGATTAACAATTCTATTCTTAATAATTGTCATTATTCTGCTGGCAATTGCCGATGCGAAGTTTGATTCGTACAAAAAGCAGGTCCTTTCTTTGATGGCAATATACGGGATAATGGCGGTGAGTTTGAATCTTGTCAACGGAATTACAGGTGTATTCTCACTTGGGCATGCAGGTTTCATATTGCTTGGAGCTTATACATCGGCACTCTTGACGATACCACCAGAGCAGAAAGCGATGATATTTATTATAACCCCGCCAAGCCCTTTGATTGCAAATTTACACACGGACTTTTTAACGGCAACGATAATCGCAGGTTTGGTCGCGGCATTCGGTGCGTTCATCATAGGGTTTCCGGTTTTGAGACTTTCAGGTGATTATCTTGCGATAGCCTCACTTGGTTTTTCTGAAGTGCTTAGAATTTTTGCACTTAACTTACAATCCATTACGAACGGTTCACTCGGGTTGAAAGGATTACCGAACTACACAAACATCTGGTGGAGTTGGGGCTGGCTATTTGTCACAATAGTTTTCATCGTTAGTCTTGTAAAAAGCTCCTATGGTAGGGCACTTTTGGCGATAAGAGACAACTCCATTGCTGCAGAAGCTATGGGTATAAATGTTTTTAAACATACACTTTTGTCGTTTGTGATAAGTGGATTTTTTGCTGGTGTCAGTGGTGCACTTTATGCACACTGGCTTACAACAATCGACCCAAGGATAACAACCTTTGGACCGTTACTTACTTACTATGTACTTATAATGGTTGTTCTTGGTGGACTTGGAAGCATAAGTGGTTCAGTTGTTGGTGCGATAATCTTTGCATTTTTGATGGAATGGTTGAGAGTTTTTGAGCAGCCGTTTACTTTATTTGGTAAAGAATTCCCAGCAATTCAAGGTATGAGAATGCTTGTTCTTTCGGTACTATTTGTTGTTACGATGATTGTGTGGAAAAGGGGTATTTTTGGAAGAAGCGAACTTACATGGGATGGAATAATCAACTTCTTCAAGCGAATGAGCTTAAGAAGGAGTGGTGAAAGATGA
- a CDS encoding branched-chain amino acid ABC transporter permease, with product MTIFVQNLFNGLMVGGLYALIAVGYTMVYGILRLINFAFGDIMVMGIYFAFYGATLIRLSFPLAVIISLGATAILGVLIDRLAYKPLRNSPRISALITAIGVSFFIESFAVVFFGPNYKAFLEALQNKTIAFESFVIGNVYLPKIIFIILGITAIALFVLFLIVYKTKMGMAMRAIAADIPTTSLMGVNVDNVIGFTFAISSALAALAGVMWALRYPSFYPYTGFVPGLKAFIAAVLGGIGSIGGAVLGGILLGVIEMMIITFFPTLMQYKDAFAFIILILILLVRPAGLLGKRAVEKV from the coding sequence CTGACGATTTTTGTTCAGAACTTATTCAATGGACTCATGGTTGGTGGTCTGTACGCCCTGATAGCTGTCGGTTATACTATGGTCTATGGCATATTGAGGTTGATTAACTTTGCCTTTGGTGACATCATGGTTATGGGCATTTACTTTGCCTTCTACGGTGCTACTTTGATAAGGCTGAGCTTCCCGTTAGCTGTGATTATCTCACTTGGAGCTACCGCGATTTTAGGTGTTCTAATCGACAGGCTGGCTTACAAACCGCTGAGAAATTCGCCTAGGATTTCCGCCCTGATAACGGCAATAGGTGTTTCATTCTTTATTGAGAGCTTTGCAGTGGTGTTCTTTGGCCCTAATTACAAGGCATTCTTGGAGGCTTTGCAGAATAAAACAATAGCGTTTGAATCGTTTGTTATTGGTAATGTGTATTTGCCGAAGATTATTTTCATAATACTTGGGATAACAGCGATTGCACTTTTTGTGCTCTTTTTAATCGTTTACAAAACAAAGATGGGAATGGCTATGAGAGCAATAGCGGCTGACATACCTACGACATCTTTGATGGGTGTGAACGTGGATAACGTAATAGGTTTCACGTTTGCCATTTCTTCTGCACTCGCAGCTCTTGCAGGAGTTATGTGGGCACTGAGGTATCCGAGCTTTTATCCTTACACAGGTTTTGTGCCTGGGTTGAAAGCGTTTATTGCAGCTGTTCTTGGTGGAATTGGCTCTATTGGTGGAGCTGTATTGGGTGGTATTTTACTGGGCGTTATAGAGATGATGATAATAACGTTCTTCCCAACATTAATGCAATACAAAGATGCATTCGCTTTTATTATACTTATATTGATTCTTTTAGTAAGGCCAGCAGGTCTTCTTGGCAAACGCGCTGTGGAGAAAGTTTAA
- a CDS encoding ABC transporter substrate-binding protein, which yields MRKALGILILLITLSLFADIKIGVLLPMTGGLSAFGDWTKKGIDLAYEQKKTVLGEKIVLVYVDTRSEKTEAANAMARLIDKEKVVAVIGEISSSNSMAAAEIAEARKVPQVAVTSTSPLVTQGKKFVSRVCFIDPFQGTALAEFAGKNLKVKKVTIFIDIEQDYSVSMTNYFVERFEKKYKGQVQKVQYKSGDQEFSAQIAQAIAFGSDAIMIPGFYNEIALIAQQARSMGFKGYILAGDGADAPELVKIGGKAVEGLYFTTHYVPEAANTKISKDFVEAFKKKYGMLPAMNAALGYDAYMLIVDAIERAKSKDPVKINEAIRSTKGFQGVSGTITIDANGNPIKDVIIVKVQNGQFRYAARIEPKDLQ from the coding sequence ATGAGGAAAGCTCTCGGTATCTTGATTCTCCTGATTACCCTCAGTCTCTTTGCTGATATTAAGATTGGTGTGCTCCTACCTATGACAGGTGGGCTTTCTGCTTTTGGTGATTGGACAAAGAAAGGTATTGACCTTGCTTATGAACAGAAAAAGACAGTGCTAGGTGAAAAGATAGTGCTTGTTTATGTTGATACAAGAAGCGAAAAAACAGAAGCGGCAAACGCTATGGCACGGCTTATAGATAAAGAAAAAGTTGTCGCAGTTATAGGTGAAATCTCCAGCAGTAATTCAATGGCTGCTGCAGAAATAGCAGAAGCGAGGAAAGTTCCGCAAGTTGCAGTTACATCAACAAGTCCACTTGTCACTCAGGGTAAGAAGTTCGTTTCAAGGGTTTGCTTTATCGATCCGTTCCAAGGAACTGCATTGGCAGAATTCGCAGGAAAGAACCTTAAGGTTAAAAAGGTAACGATATTTATTGATATCGAACAGGACTACAGCGTATCTATGACGAATTATTTTGTTGAACGTTTTGAGAAAAAATATAAAGGTCAGGTTCAGAAGGTTCAATATAAATCGGGAGACCAGGAATTTAGTGCTCAAATCGCACAAGCAATCGCATTTGGTAGCGATGCGATAATGATTCCTGGTTTTTACAATGAAATAGCCTTGATTGCACAGCAAGCACGCTCTATGGGATTCAAAGGTTACATCTTGGCTGGCGATGGTGCGGATGCACCCGAACTAGTTAAGATAGGTGGAAAAGCGGTTGAAGGGCTCTATTTCACAACACACTACGTTCCAGAAGCTGCGAATACAAAGATATCAAAAGATTTTGTTGAAGCATTCAAAAAGAAGTACGGAATGTTACCAGCTATGAATGCCGCACTTGGATATGATGCATATATGCTTATTGTTGATGCAATTGAACGTGCGAAATCAAAGGACCCAGTGAAGATAAACGAAGCTATCAGGTCTACAAAAGGTTTCCAGGGTGTTAGCGGTACTATCACTATAGATGCTAACGGAAACCCAATAAAAGATGTGATAATAGTCAAGGTTCAAAACGGGCAATTCAGATATGCAGCAAGGATAGAACCTAAGGATTTGCAATAA
- a CDS encoding ABC transporter substrate-binding protein has translation MRKLGKLLVVTLLLSSLSMFAAIKIGALLPLTGGVSAFGDLVKKGIELAHEEKGTVLGQKIEVVYMDTRSEKTEAANGIARLIDKEGVIAVIGEVISGNSIAAGEIAEKKKVPMVSPSSTNPLVTQGKKFVSRVCFIDPLQGTALAEFAVKTLKIKKATVFTDVEQDYSVGLSNYFIERFKKYGGQVLQVQYKSGDQEFSAQLSQALAFGSEAIVVTGYYNEIALVAQQAKSLGFKGYILAGDGADAPELIKIGGQAVEGIYFSAHYHPDAPVTQVSKKFAEAFVKKYGVKPSTLSALGYDAYMLIVEAIERAKTTKPELIATAIRSIKNFQGATGIISIDPNTGNPTKDVVILTIKNQQSAFAAKISASDLK, from the coding sequence ATGAGAAAGCTTGGAAAACTTTTGGTGGTCACACTTTTACTTAGTTCGCTTAGCATGTTTGCCGCTATCAAGATAGGTGCACTTTTGCCGCTTACTGGTGGTGTTTCCGCGTTTGGTGATTTGGTGAAAAAAGGTATCGAACTTGCACACGAAGAGAAAGGAACGGTTCTTGGTCAAAAGATAGAAGTTGTGTATATGGACACGCGCAGTGAGAAAACGGAAGCTGCGAACGGTATTGCGAGGTTGATTGATAAAGAAGGAGTTATAGCAGTAATTGGTGAAGTTATCAGTGGTAATTCCATTGCAGCTGGTGAGATAGCAGAAAAGAAAAAAGTTCCTATGGTAAGTCCGTCATCAACAAATCCACTCGTTACTCAAGGTAAGAAGTTCGTTTCAAGGGTTTGTTTTATCGACCCACTTCAGGGAACTGCACTTGCTGAATTTGCTGTTAAGACACTAAAGATTAAGAAAGCAACAGTATTTACTGATGTGGAACAAGATTATAGTGTTGGACTTTCGAACTACTTTATTGAAAGGTTTAAAAAATACGGTGGACAAGTGCTTCAAGTTCAATACAAATCTGGTGACCAAGAGTTCAGTGCACAACTTTCACAAGCACTTGCATTTGGTAGTGAAGCAATAGTCGTTACAGGTTATTACAACGAGATAGCTCTTGTGGCACAGCAAGCAAAGTCACTTGGTTTCAAAGGTTACATCCTGGCTGGGGACGGTGCTGACGCACCTGAGCTTATTAAAATCGGTGGTCAAGCTGTTGAAGGTATATACTTCTCAGCCCACTACCACCCAGACGCACCAGTAACACAGGTTTCAAAGAAATTCGCTGAGGCATTTGTAAAGAAATATGGCGTCAAACCATCAACACTTTCGGCTCTTGGGTACGATGCATACATGCTTATTGTTGAGGCAATTGAAAGAGCAAAGACGACAAAACCAGAGCTTATAGCTACTGCTATCAGGTCAATTAAAAACTTCCAAGGCGCCACTGGTATTATTTCGATAGACCCGAACACGGGTAATCCAACAAAAGATGTAGTAATTCTAACAATTAAGAACCAGCAATCTGCATTTGCGGCAAAGATTTCAGCAAGCGATTTGAAATAA
- the coaBC gene encoding bifunctional phosphopantothenoylcysteine decarboxylase/phosphopantothenate--cysteine ligase CoaBC: MNILLGVSSGIAIYKAVDLASKIRKEGWNLKVIMTENATKLISPIVFSSVGNCEVFTDTYEIERGWIIHTEVSKWADVLLIAPATANTIAKLAHGFADNLLTTTALAFNKPNKVIVPTMNSRMYENDMTVENIEKLKQHGWKIVEPEAGHLACGEVGKGRYPENEKIIEFIRILTEEKPLLGKKVLITAGPTREAIDPVRYISNHSSGKMGYAIAKIAKRLGAQVCLVSGPTCLQIPYYTDSYVSVESAKEMFEAVLEKYKEYDILIMCAAVADYSPTQSAQEKIKKTQDKLILELSKNPDILEFVGKNKLPGQVVVGFAAETQNIVENAYEKLMKKNADVIVANDARKAMGSDENQVYLVFRDKPTIMVEGKKEEVAKELLKRVCELL, translated from the coding sequence ATGAACATTCTGCTGGGTGTATCCTCAGGTATCGCTATTTACAAAGCAGTTGACTTGGCTAGTAAGATACGCAAAGAAGGATGGAATCTGAAAGTAATAATGACAGAAAACGCAACAAAGCTTATTAGTCCTATTGTCTTTTCTTCCGTTGGAAATTGCGAAGTGTTCACCGACACTTACGAAATAGAGCGTGGGTGGATTATCCACACAGAAGTTTCGAAATGGGCTGATGTGTTACTTATCGCACCTGCAACGGCAAACACTATTGCAAAACTTGCACACGGCTTTGCCGATAATTTGCTGACAACAACGGCACTCGCTTTTAACAAACCCAACAAAGTTATCGTTCCAACCATGAATTCTAGGATGTACGAAAACGATATGACAGTAGAAAATATCGAAAAATTAAAACAGCACGGATGGAAGATTGTGGAGCCAGAAGCAGGTCACCTTGCCTGCGGTGAGGTTGGGAAAGGGAGATATCCAGAAAATGAAAAAATAATCGAATTCATAAGGATTCTTACGGAAGAAAAGCCTTTGCTTGGAAAGAAAGTGTTAATCACAGCTGGTCCTACAAGAGAGGCTATTGACCCCGTAAGATACATTTCTAACCATTCAAGCGGTAAAATGGGATATGCTATAGCAAAGATAGCAAAGAGATTAGGAGCACAAGTATGCCTTGTATCTGGTCCAACTTGCCTGCAAATTCCTTATTACACAGATTCGTATGTTTCTGTAGAAAGTGCAAAAGAGATGTTCGAAGCTGTTTTGGAAAAATACAAGGAGTATGATATACTTATTATGTGTGCCGCTGTAGCAGACTATTCACCTACTCAAAGTGCGCAGGAAAAAATCAAAAAGACCCAGGACAAACTGATATTGGAACTTTCAAAAAATCCTGACATACTTGAGTTTGTGGGTAAAAACAAGCTACCTGGACAAGTAGTTGTAGGGTTCGCGGCAGAAACTCAAAATATCGTCGAAAACGCCTATGAAAAGCTTATGAAAAAGAACGCAGATGTAATCGTAGCTAACGATGCAAGGAAGGCTATGGGAAGCGATGAGAATCAGGTATACTTGGTTTTTAGAGACAAACCAACAATAATGGTTGAAGGCAAAAAGGAAGAAGTAGCAAAGGAGTTGTTGAAAAGAGTATGCGAGCTATTGTAA
- a CDS encoding CBS domain-containing protein, giving the protein MKAVRWVNTFFPKVKNTQTITEALHEMRKHSCDYCIVIDEDGKFDGLLHKSVIKEVEMDEKVGPYVVFPDFYIVEDSTIEEAAMMLIENKETILPVVNSNSEVIGVLTIQEVLEAMTEMAAMDEHGVRINLTLPDKPGELKKIIDVLANNKINILSILTIKDGDSRLVSIKVDSKDAESVASILEIYEIPYESIVEEEGFF; this is encoded by the coding sequence ATGAAAGCAGTAAGATGGGTTAACACATTCTTTCCAAAAGTAAAGAACACGCAAACCATAACAGAAGCACTCCACGAAATGAGAAAACATTCTTGCGATTATTGTATAGTTATCGACGAAGATGGAAAATTCGACGGTTTGCTTCACAAGTCAGTAATCAAAGAAGTGGAAATGGACGAAAAGGTAGGGCCATATGTTGTATTCCCAGACTTTTACATCGTCGAAGATTCAACTATCGAAGAAGCCGCGATGATGCTTATTGAAAACAAAGAAACGATACTACCCGTTGTGAACTCTAACAGCGAAGTGATTGGTGTATTAACCATTCAAGAAGTTCTTGAGGCAATGACCGAAATGGCAGCTATGGATGAGCACGGTGTTAGAATTAACCTTACCTTACCGGACAAACCCGGGGAACTAAAGAAGATTATCGACGTGCTTGCAAACAACAAAATCAACATCCTCTCGATTTTGACCATCAAAGACGGTGATTCAAGACTTGTTTCAATAAAGGTTGACAGCAAGGATGCTGAGAGTGTCGCGAGCATTTTAGAGATATACGAAATTCCTTACGAATCCATAGTGGAGGAAGAAGGTTTCTTCTGA
- a CDS encoding segregation and condensation protein A, with the protein MELLFKLEQLEFEGPLDLLLYLVQKKKIDIRQLSISQLADEFLYYVNQMEELNLNVTSEFIATAAYLLELKSKSLLPMSEKEKKEYEYKRELLIRRIEEYARLKELTEQIMNKSSADQYPVKVPYTFPKVDEKRLVKIVKAALQEVEVKQKVYIIKKENYSLERIMEEIEEKYDVVNLFDLLRNSSSKYEIIVKFLAVLELIRFEKYTIDNDFVLRKVVRQDVANVQE; encoded by the coding sequence ATGGAGCTATTATTTAAACTTGAGCAACTTGAATTCGAAGGTCCCCTTGACTTACTTCTGTACTTAGTGCAAAAGAAGAAGATAGACATCCGTCAGTTGTCAATATCACAACTGGCGGATGAGTTTTTGTATTACGTTAACCAAATGGAGGAACTGAACCTTAACGTCACATCCGAATTTATCGCAACTGCCGCCTATCTCTTAGAGCTCAAATCAAAAAGCTTACTACCGATGAGTGAAAAGGAAAAGAAGGAATACGAATACAAAAGAGAATTGCTCATAAGGCGTATCGAAGAATACGCAAGGCTCAAGGAGTTAACCGAACAGATTATGAACAAAAGCTCTGCTGATCAATATCCTGTCAAAGTGCCATATACCTTCCCTAAGGTGGATGAGAAGAGACTGGTCAAAATCGTCAAAGCGGCATTGCAAGAGGTTGAGGTTAAACAGAAGGTCTACATAATAAAGAAAGAAAATTATTCTCTGGAGAGAATTATGGAGGAAATCGAGGAAAAATACGATGTGGTCAACCTTTTCGACCTACTTAGAAATAGTTCTTCTAAATACGAAATCATCGTAAAGTTTTTAGCTGTACTGGAATTAATCAGATTTGAAAAATACACAATAGACAATGATTTTGTTTTAAGAAAAGTGGTGAGACAAGATGTCGCAAATGTTCAAGAATGA
- the scpB gene encoding SMC-Scp complex subunit ScpB: protein MSQMFKNDINKPIQSLDPTKISLVEAIIFASRGVSKTTLAELTKIPEDELDEILKYLREKYDSEEHGIELKQIEDYYRFYTKPQFADAVSKVARRRNLGSLSPAQLEIAVFLAVRRQATKLEIDSMRGKDSSNLIKQLLVAGVIKRRKLGRTFVYSLTDTFKDESMIEELVRQAGGASFENIGKMLFETPEQSEIRENQENQENQENQEHQQQGLSQSVESRNLQNEAFEVVRKEEIEIPREE, encoded by the coding sequence ATGTCGCAAATGTTCAAGAATGATATAAACAAACCAATTCAAAGCTTGGACCCAACAAAGATATCCCTTGTCGAAGCCATTATCTTCGCTTCAAGGGGTGTATCTAAAACTACACTTGCTGAGCTAACTAAAATTCCAGAAGATGAACTTGACGAGATACTTAAATATCTAAGAGAAAAATATGATTCCGAGGAACATGGGATTGAGCTAAAGCAAATAGAAGATTATTACCGCTTCTACACAAAACCACAGTTTGCCGATGCGGTTTCAAAAGTAGCCAGGCGCAGAAATCTTGGTAGCCTTTCGCCTGCTCAACTTGAAATTGCTGTATTTTTGGCAGTTCGAAGACAAGCTACCAAACTCGAAATAGATAGCATGCGCGGAAAGGATTCTTCTAACCTTATAAAACAACTTCTCGTTGCCGGAGTCATCAAAAGAAGGAAACTCGGAAGAACATTTGTCTACAGCTTAACAGATACATTCAAAGATGAAAGTATGATTGAAGAATTGGTAAGACAAGCTGGTGGCGCTTCGTTTGAAAACATAGGTAAAATGCTCTTTGAAACTCCTGAACAATCAGAAATTCGTGAAAATCAAGAAAATCAAGAAAATCAAGAAAATCAAGAACACCAACAACAAGGTCTTTCACAATCAGTCGAATCAAGGAACTTACAAAATGAGGCTTTTGAAGTTGTTCGAAAAGAAGAAATTGAAATACCTCGTGAAGAATAA
- a CDS encoding AAA family ATPase codes for MTVREAKYLSRKIMEAGEIPLLIGHFGVGKTDIAREIAQETGRKLVILVLSQMEPGDLIGLPARDENKTKFLAPDWWPEDGNTIILLDEINRAHRSIRNAIMQLLVDKRIHNHILPEGTWIMASMNPPDENYDQVELITDPAFLSRFFILEIHPDPNEWVEWARKNQIEEEVIDFISKYPEFLSVHESVSLKASIKPSPRSWHKLSKVLSLMSEEDKKEYLYILASGIVGPEAAKVFIDKSLAGKIHSPSEILLEGNIPASLDIHQANGLLIRLIDYLTTVDDKELEKLSNQAETIAQNLLKLSHVVPKDSFEAFIRMLVNLSNLPGLKGEFSDKLLRRLISEVTEENK; via the coding sequence TTGACTGTTCGTGAAGCAAAGTATCTATCAAGAAAAATAATGGAAGCAGGTGAAATCCCTCTGCTAATCGGTCATTTTGGTGTGGGAAAAACTGATATAGCACGTGAAATCGCCCAGGAGACCGGTAGGAAACTTGTCATACTGGTTCTTTCCCAAATGGAACCAGGGGATTTAATAGGTCTGCCAGCGAGGGATGAAAATAAGACAAAATTTTTGGCTCCTGATTGGTGGCCCGAAGATGGGAATACAATTATTCTCTTGGATGAAATAAACCGAGCTCATAGAAGTATCAGAAACGCTATAATGCAGCTTCTAGTGGATAAAAGGATACATAACCACATCCTTCCAGAAGGCACGTGGATAATGGCTTCCATGAATCCACCTGATGAAAACTACGACCAAGTCGAACTCATCACCGACCCTGCGTTCCTGAGCAGGTTTTTCATCCTCGAGATTCATCCAGACCCAAACGAATGGGTAGAATGGGCAAGGAAAAATCAGATAGAAGAAGAAGTAATAGACTTTATATCTAAATATCCAGAATTTCTCTCCGTTCACGAAAGTGTTTCCCTCAAAGCTTCTATCAAACCCAGTCCAAGGAGTTGGCACAAATTAAGCAAAGTCTTGTCACTGATGTCCGAAGAGGATAAAAAAGAATACCTGTATATTCTTGCAAGTGGTATCGTTGGACCGGAAGCTGCAAAAGTGTTTATAGACAAATCGCTCGCAGGGAAAATACATAGTCCTTCCGAGATATTGTTGGAAGGGAATATCCCTGCATCCTTAGATATCCACCAAGCAAACGGTCTTCTGATTAGGTTAATCGATTACCTAACAACTGTTGACGACAAAGAACTCGAGAAACTTTCAAACCAAGCAGAAACTATCGCGCAGAACCTTTTAAAACTTTCGCATGTCGTACCAAAGGATTCTTTTGAAGCATTCATAAGAATGTTGGTCAACCTCTCAAACTTGCCCGGTCTGAAAGGTGAATTTTCAGATAAATTGCTCAGAAGGTTGATAAGTGAAGTGACTGAAGAAAATAAATGA
- a CDS encoding DUF1292 domain-containing protein, which produces MFDHEHNHHHHDHDHEHHDHIDAFTLMDEEGNEHHFVLLGEVENKGKTYWVCEEIFVENDEVSEFGDTYLFVKTEDEDGNVFLDSIESEEEFNEVAKIWEEMMGGEDFFVDLDEEDEDEDEEE; this is translated from the coding sequence ATGTTTGACCACGAACACAACCATCATCACCATGATCATGACCATGAACACCATGATCACATCGATGCATTCACTCTTATGGACGAGGAAGGAAATGAGCACCACTTTGTTCTTCTCGGAGAAGTTGAGAACAAAGGAAAGACATACTGGGTATGTGAAGAAATCTTCGTAGAAAATGATGAAGTTTCCGAATTTGGAGATACATACCTTTTCGTCAAGACAGAAGATGAAGACGGTAACGTCTTCCTCGACTCAATTGAGAGTGAAGAAGAATTCAACGAGGTAGCAAAAATTTGGGAAGAAATGATGGGTGGCGAAGACTTCTTCGTAGACTTAGACGAAGAAGACGAAGATGAAGACGAAGAAGAGTAA